A part of Candidatus Methylacidiphilales bacterium genomic DNA contains:
- a CDS encoding GNAT family N-acetyltransferase, whose amino-acid sequence MRPIEKLLPTHETDSFDCGKEPLNCFLKRFALLNQRNGSSMTYVACRGLRVVGYYSLAVGSVMFETAPQRVSKGLPRHPVPVMLLARLAVDRSEQRTGIGKGLLKDALLRTVQAADIAGIRALLVHAKDEGARAWYLKYDFEPGPTDPLHLFLLPKDVRANS is encoded by the coding sequence ATGCGTCCCATTGAGAAACTCCTGCCCACCCATGAGACAGACAGTTTTGATTGCGGTAAGGAACCCCTTAATTGTTTTTTAAAACGCTTTGCCCTGCTCAACCAACGAAACGGAAGTTCCATGACCTATGTGGCTTGCCGTGGTCTGCGGGTCGTCGGATATTACAGTTTGGCCGTGGGTTCTGTTATGTTCGAAACAGCTCCTCAACGAGTAAGCAAGGGCCTTCCGCGGCATCCTGTTCCCGTCATGTTACTCGCCCGCCTGGCTGTTGACCGCTCCGAACAAAGAACCGGCATCGGCAAGGGATTGCTAAAAGACGCCCTTTTACGCACTGTTCAAGCTGCGGACATTGCGGGTATTCGGGCCCTGCTGGTTCATGCCAAAGATGAAGGCGCACGGGCATGGTATCTGAAGTACGACTTTGAACCGGGTCCTACAGATCCTCTCCATCTTTTTCTTTTACCAAAAGATGTTCGCGCTAATTCTTGA
- a CDS encoding DUF1778 domain-containing protein, which yields MPVAVRQKTERIDIRANASVKHILQEAARASHKNLSDYLIENGLAAAEQALADRRLFTLDSQQWKKFQSILDRPVKCKPRLKELLTSKGVFD from the coding sequence ATGCCAGTGGCTGTACGCCAGAAGACCGAACGAATTGATATCCGCGCCAATGCGTCGGTCAAGCACATCCTGCAAGAGGCTGCCCGCGCCAGCCATAAAAATTTGAGCGATTACCTCATCGAAAATGGGTTGGCAGCGGCGGAGCAGGCATTGGCCGATCGCCGTTTATTTACTTTGGACAGCCAACAATGGAAGAAATTTCAGTCCATTTTGGATCGCCCGGTAAAGTGCAAACCCCGGCTTAAAGAGCTTCTGACGAGTAAAGGCGTTTTTGATTAG
- a CDS encoding NAD(P)/FAD-dependent oxidoreductase: MNPTRHMVVAGGGAAGFFAAIICAEHNPGTQITILEATAHVLTKVKISGGGRCNVTHHCFEPKLLVENYPRGHRELIGPFSRWQASDTVAWFEEHGVRLKTEKDGRMFPITDSSQTVIDCLLEQARKYGISVRTNCELHTVTRKTDGGFHLELSNQETLDCDCLLLATGGIRAPKGGEVAASLGHALNPGVPSLFTFQIEDARLKYLAGVSVSDAVVSFDGNKAKVAGPVLITHWGLSGPAVLKLSAWAARELHDLDYKFAVKIHWAAGLKPVEIEKRLQQHRLRQGGRAVGLGSAFQIPQRLWARLAIHAGIPEERKWSELKREELQALICELSGSEFQVLGKSLNKEEFVTCGGISLKEVDFKTMQSRICPGLYFAGEILDIDGITGGFNFQNAWTTGYLAGRAMSDNKTTGFSVQ; encoded by the coding sequence ATGAATCCCACCAGGCATATGGTTGTTGCAGGAGGCGGGGCAGCCGGCTTTTTTGCCGCCATTATTTGCGCGGAGCATAATCCCGGGACGCAGATCACCATCCTTGAAGCCACCGCCCATGTCCTGACGAAAGTTAAAATCTCGGGAGGCGGGCGTTGCAATGTAACTCACCACTGTTTTGAGCCAAAACTGCTGGTTGAAAATTATCCCCGCGGACATCGCGAGCTGATCGGGCCTTTCAGCCGCTGGCAGGCGTCCGACACCGTGGCGTGGTTTGAGGAACATGGAGTCAGGCTCAAAACCGAAAAAGACGGACGCATGTTTCCCATCACCGATTCATCGCAGACGGTGATCGATTGCCTGCTGGAACAGGCGCGCAAATACGGAATTTCTGTACGCACGAATTGCGAGTTGCACACGGTCACACGGAAAACTGACGGCGGTTTTCATCTTGAACTTTCAAACCAGGAAACATTGGACTGCGATTGTCTTCTGCTCGCAACAGGAGGGATTCGAGCGCCAAAGGGGGGCGAAGTCGCTGCCTCGCTGGGACACGCGCTGAATCCCGGAGTGCCATCGCTTTTCACGTTTCAAATCGAGGATGCGCGTCTGAAATATCTGGCCGGGGTCTCGGTTTCGGATGCTGTGGTTTCATTCGATGGGAACAAAGCAAAAGTTGCCGGGCCGGTCTTGATTACGCATTGGGGTTTGAGCGGCCCTGCTGTCTTGAAACTTTCAGCATGGGCCGCGCGTGAGCTGCATGATCTGGATTATAAATTTGCCGTGAAGATCCATTGGGCCGCAGGACTCAAGCCGGTTGAAATCGAAAAGCGATTACAGCAACACAGACTTCGCCAGGGCGGCAGAGCCGTCGGTCTTGGGTCCGCATTTCAAATTCCGCAACGACTTTGGGCGCGGCTGGCGATTCATGCCGGTATTCCAGAGGAGCGGAAATGGTCCGAACTGAAGCGGGAAGAACTGCAGGCGCTGATATGTGAATTGTCAGGCTCGGAATTTCAGGTCCTGGGCAAGAGTTTGAACAAGGAGGAGTTTGTGACTTGCGGCGGAATTTCACTGAAGGAAGTGGATTTCAAGACCATGCAAAGCCGCATTTGCCCCGGGCTATACTTTGCCGGTGAAATTTTGGACATCGATGGAATCACCGGCGGCTTTAATTTCCAAAACGCCTGGACAACCGGCTATCTCGCCGGTCGCGCCATGTCGGATAACAAAACCACCGGATTCTCGGTGCAATGA